Proteins from a genomic interval of Cydia amplana chromosome 8, ilCydAmpl1.1, whole genome shotgun sequence:
- the LOC134650274 gene encoding uncharacterized protein LOC134650274, with protein sequence MYCLECVTLVVIAAVAQADPNPKYNGVFQPSMEVGNYEGYYQDRPRYAFNYGVADHSTGDVKSQHETRDGDVVKGQYSLVEPDGSVRTVDYTADSVNGFNAVVSKSGPSLHAAPPPHHGHHQPSLQIIPQAIPQGHHGIPQGIPQGIPHGIPQGIHQRIPQGIPHGLPQGVIARGPVVHYLEKAVPIPVEIYPKRIFGTGGPIFAKVGPQFPDYEGFGIDEYEVPYPFQFE encoded by the exons atgtattgtttagaGTGTGTAACTTTGGTGGTGATCGCTGCAGTGGCGCAGGCGGATCCTAATCCCAAATATAACGGAGTTTTTCAGCCATCGATGGAAGTTGGAAATTATGAAGGATATTAT CAAGATCGCCCCAGATACGCCTTCAATTATGGAGTGGCAGATCACAGCACCGGTGACGTGAAGTCACAACACGAGACACGAGACGGTGATGTTGTCAAAG GACAATATTCCCTAGTGGAACCCGACGGCTCCGTTCGAACAGTCGATTACACGGCGGACTCTGTCAATGGCTTCAACGCCGTAGTCTCGAAGAGTGGACCGAGTCTTCATGCAGCACCACCACCTCATCATGGCCATCATCAACCTTCACTGCAAATCATTCCTCAAGCCATACCTCAGGGACATCACGGGATACCACAGGGAATACCCCAAGGAATACCCCACGGAATACCCCAAGGGATACACCAAAGAATACCACAAGGAATCCCACATGGACTACCTCAGGGAGTAATCGCTCGTGGACCAGTCGTACACTATTTGGAAAAAGCTGTGCCCATCCCCGTAGAAATTTATCCTAAGCGAATATTTGGAACTGGTGGTCCTATTT TTGCCAAGGTTGGTCCGCAGTTTCCCGACTACGAGGGATTTGGCATCGACGAGTATGAAGTACCCTACCCGTTTCAGTTTGAATAG